A genomic stretch from Halalkalibacillus sediminis includes:
- a CDS encoding DUF2759 domain-containing protein, which yields MVLGIILLFVAILSVFAVFREMKHRNIFAILFSGASALVFGWFSVMTILNALFPDTF from the coding sequence GTGGTATTAGGGATTATATTATTATTTGTCGCAATTCTAAGTGTGTTCGCTGTGTTTAGAGAAATGAAACATCGAAATATTTTCGCTATCCTTTTCAGCGGTGCTTCAGCACTCGTTTTCGGTTGGTTCTCTGTGATGACGATATTGAATGCACTATTCCCAGACACATTCTAA
- the comGC gene encoding competence type IV pilus major pilin ComGC: MNNEKGFTLIEMLIVLFIISVLLLLTIPNVVKHNTFVDDKGCEAYIDLVQSQVQMYKLETNAYPIDLATLETEGYIQSTACPDSRELTIDGEGIVDVSP, encoded by the coding sequence ATGAATAACGAAAAAGGATTTACTTTAATTGAAATGCTGATCGTGCTCTTTATTATCTCTGTACTTCTTCTGCTAACTATACCGAATGTCGTAAAGCATAATACTTTTGTTGATGATAAGGGGTGTGAAGCTTATATTGATCTAGTTCAATCTCAAGTTCAGATGTATAAATTAGAAACCAATGCTTATCCTATTGACCTCGCCACACTAGAAACGGAAGGTTATATTCAATCAACCGCATGCCCTGATAGTCGTGAACTTACTATCGATGGAGAAGGGATCGTAGATGTATCCCCTTAA
- a CDS encoding ComGF family competence protein — protein sequence MRRIIDSESGITLISLLLALSVLIMIFPLLNQMLSSIEKLNTSASIDTLAIEQFYYFLENELNHSEKITLATEKITFHRKDGSIVTYSKYEDKLRRQSNDLGHELLIFNVLSMKTFQLNDHAFQLTLQFRDGEFHEKYLLFPYLIESL from the coding sequence ATGCGCCGAATAATTGATAGTGAATCAGGAATTACACTAATCTCGCTTTTGCTTGCACTATCTGTATTAATCATGATCTTTCCCCTCTTAAATCAGATGTTATCATCCATTGAAAAACTGAATACTTCTGCATCGATTGATACATTAGCAATTGAACAGTTTTATTATTTTCTCGAGAACGAATTGAATCATTCCGAAAAAATCACGTTAGCAACTGAGAAGATTACATTTCATCGGAAAGATGGGAGTATCGTTACTTATTCTAAATACGAAGACAAGTTAAGGCGTCAATCCAATGATCTAGGTCATGAACTTCTAATCTTTAATGTTCTATCAATGAAGACTTTTCAGTTAAATGATCATGCCTTTCAATTGACCCTTCAATTTAGGGACGGAGAATTTCATGAAAAATACCTACTTTTCCCCTATCTTATCGAGAGTCTCTAG
- a CDS encoding ABC transporter permease translates to MERDVSNFSLLVLIVFVMIPFSIAYFYQLGLKKDILWSSIRGTVQLFLIGLLLTYLFNLPPHIGIPIMLTVMITVATFHARKKGKALPYVFPTILVGLIVIELAVLSLWLVFDMVSFVPEEVIPMSGMVIGNSMVAMGLSLERMKSEFETNRGQLLAALSLGATPRQASHLTVKKTLNAALIPNIDQLKTIGLVQLPGMMTGLILGGIEPIVAIKYQLVISISIFSSVSVSAIIVSLIMYRFFYNDQMQLVDLDELNKKG, encoded by the coding sequence ATGGAACGAGATGTATCTAATTTTTCACTACTAGTCTTAATAGTATTCGTCATGATTCCATTTAGTATCGCTTATTTCTATCAACTTGGATTGAAGAAGGATATTTTATGGTCATCAATAAGAGGGACAGTGCAGCTCTTTTTAATTGGTTTACTATTAACATACCTATTCAATTTACCACCTCATATCGGTATCCCGATCATGTTGACTGTAATGATCACAGTTGCCACCTTTCACGCAAGGAAAAAAGGAAAAGCACTTCCTTATGTTTTTCCTACCATCTTGGTTGGTCTGATTGTCATTGAGTTGGCAGTTCTTTCTCTGTGGCTAGTCTTTGACATGGTGTCGTTCGTTCCTGAAGAAGTAATTCCTATGAGCGGGATGGTAATAGGGAATAGTATGGTAGCGATGGGTCTATCACTGGAGCGTATGAAGTCTGAATTTGAAACAAATCGTGGACAATTGTTAGCCGCGTTGTCGCTTGGGGCAACTCCAAGACAGGCTTCTCATCTAACCGTCAAGAAGACTTTGAATGCAGCTCTTATCCCGAATATTGATCAACTGAAAACGATTGGTCTTGTACAGTTACCAGGTATGATGACTGGATTGATTCTGGGTGGAATCGAGCCAATTGTGGCAATAAAATATCAGTTAGTCATTTCCATAAGCATTTTTTCTTCTGTTTCAGTCAGTGCAATTATCGTATCACTTATTATGTACCGATTCTTTTATAATGATCAGATGCAATTGGTTGACCTCGATGAACTAAATAAAAAAGGCTAA
- a CDS encoding MBL fold metallo-hydrolase gives MKIHSLSLGLLGTNCYLVEQHEKVLIIDPGGDEDQLITYLEEKKLEPDAILLTHAHFDHIGAVEPLRNHFKIPVYMHENEKDWLTDPALNGSELFQIGRISAEEQADEFLTEGVTELDQFKFKVLLTPGHSPGSISFWFEDEGVLIAGDTVFQMGIGRTDLPFGNHDQLIESITEKIMILPSETLIYPGHGPSTTVEKERSNNPFL, from the coding sequence ATGAAAATACATTCATTATCTTTAGGATTGTTAGGAACAAATTGCTACCTCGTGGAACAACACGAAAAAGTGTTAATAATTGATCCAGGTGGGGATGAAGATCAACTAATTACTTATTTGGAAGAGAAAAAGTTAGAACCAGACGCGATTTTGCTAACTCATGCGCACTTCGATCATATAGGAGCAGTCGAGCCTTTAAGAAACCATTTTAAAATCCCGGTATATATGCATGAAAATGAAAAGGATTGGCTGACTGACCCAGCTTTGAATGGCTCGGAATTGTTTCAAATTGGACGAATTTCTGCCGAGGAACAAGCTGACGAATTCTTAACGGAAGGAGTAACTGAATTAGATCAGTTTAAGTTCAAGGTTCTATTAACACCTGGTCATTCGCCAGGAAGTATTTCGTTCTGGTTTGAAGATGAAGGGGTGCTGATAGCTGGTGATACTGTATTCCAAATGGGAATTGGACGCACCGACCTACCATTCGGAAACCATGATCAGTTAATCGAAAGCATCACCGAAAAGATTATGATCCTGCCTTCAGAAACACTAATCTATCCTGGTCATGGACCTTCAACGACAGTTGAAAAAGAAAGAAGCAACAATCCTTTTTTGTAG
- a CDS encoding YqgQ family protein, whose translation MRTLFDVQQLLKRFGTFIYLGDRNADIEMMEEEIKDLYKNGLISSEEYTQVLLVLKKERKDMG comes from the coding sequence ATGCGTACGTTATTTGATGTTCAACAACTGTTAAAACGATTTGGTACGTTCATTTATTTAGGCGATAGAAATGCAGACATTGAAATGATGGAAGAAGAAATAAAAGATTTATATAAAAATGGGTTGATATCATCGGAAGAATATACACAAGTTTTATTAGTTTTAAAAAAAGAGAGAAAAGACATGGGTTAA
- a CDS encoding type II secretion system F family protein translates to MRSVILLLREKRPLKLQLQVQFLDRLSKLLIKNYSIKHALEFMVYDPQLGRIAEQFIVRLRSGESLDSCFKESKFQPSVVTFLYFSKESGKLPDHITNCTRILNMRMHFQKKLKEILTYPLFLLGMSLIIFFAISTNLLPLYSSAFNSFNDKNSFSFFQQLVQTVNFILVYGTILSLLIISIAIIIFYKSHLERKMIILNQIPIARKFASLFFSSQLAYHLSSLLQSGLTIKESLQIMSNQNESSLMRLYANEAWDHLSQGTSLYHSFKDLLLIEPDMKHLILRSEAQGTLNEDLNTYSVLILDAIEDRIRRLIVMVQPILYSVLGIFIIFIYVLTLYPMFQMMNKL, encoded by the coding sequence ATGCGCTCGGTTATTCTACTCCTTAGAGAAAAACGCCCACTAAAACTTCAACTGCAAGTCCAATTTCTGGATCGCTTAAGTAAATTATTAATTAAGAATTACTCTATTAAACATGCTTTAGAATTCATGGTTTACGACCCGCAACTTGGTCGGATTGCTGAACAATTCATTGTTCGTTTAAGGTCAGGCGAATCATTGGATTCCTGCTTCAAAGAATCGAAATTTCAACCAAGTGTCGTCACCTTTTTGTACTTCTCAAAAGAATCAGGAAAACTCCCAGATCATATCACCAATTGTACTCGAATTCTGAATATGAGAATGCACTTTCAGAAAAAATTAAAAGAAATTCTCACGTATCCCTTATTTCTATTGGGGATGAGCTTAATAATTTTCTTCGCCATAAGCACAAACTTACTTCCCCTCTATTCAAGTGCCTTCAATAGCTTTAATGACAAAAATTCCTTCTCTTTTTTTCAGCAACTAGTCCAAACCGTAAATTTCATATTGGTGTATGGAACTATATTGAGCTTATTAATTATTAGTATAGCAATCATCATCTTTTATAAATCTCACTTAGAAAGAAAGATGATCATCCTTAACCAAATTCCGATAGCTAGAAAATTCGCAAGCTTATTTTTCAGTTCTCAATTGGCTTATCATCTATCAAGTCTTTTGCAGAGCGGATTGACGATAAAGGAAAGTCTTCAGATTATGTCTAACCAAAATGAGAGCTCTTTGATGAGGTTATATGCAAATGAAGCATGGGATCATCTTTCGCAAGGAACAAGTCTCTACCATTCGTTTAAGGATTTGTTGTTAATAGAACCTGATATGAAACATCTGATCCTCCGGAGTGAGGCTCAAGGGACTCTTAACGAAGATCTGAATACTTATTCTGTCCTAATTCTTGATGCAATTGAAGACCGAATCAGGCGTTTAATCGTCATGGTTCAACCTATACTGTATTCCGTTTTAGGAATTTTCATCATCTTTATCTATGTACTTACGCTTTATCCAATGTTTCAAATGATGAATAAACTATAA
- a CDS encoding DUF2626 domain-containing protein, whose translation MARMFRVMSFWTAIFTAMFYAGGMMPMAMLFLAQTVFFLGIGYLNLSERLYMYVFGAYLTLFMIGFTYYTTFLLEPSFAH comes from the coding sequence ATGGCTCGTATGTTTCGTGTAATGTCCTTTTGGACAGCAATTTTCACAGCTATGTTTTATGCTGGCGGAATGATGCCCATGGCTATGTTATTCTTAGCTCAAACGGTTTTCTTCTTGGGAATTGGATACTTGAACCTATCTGAACGTCTTTATATGTATGTATTTGGTGCTTATTTAACCTTATTCATGATTGGGTTTACGTATTATACAACATTCCTATTAGAACCATCATTTGCCCATTAA
- the comGD gene encoding competence type IV pilus minor pilin ComGD: MYPLNKNRGFTLIETLIVLSILFLISSLIYFPYQLNQKDKTIESFLNQFEKDIYMMQQFSTLHQKRLLLYIEPSNSRYFIVDNPLSQPVVDRSYDSAITIELNRFSNPFRFSVNGSPMGPGTFNIHHQSSSYKITFPFGRGRYYVSEI; this comes from the coding sequence ATGTATCCCCTTAACAAAAATAGAGGTTTCACTTTGATCGAAACGTTGATCGTATTAAGTATCCTTTTTCTAATCTCATCACTCATTTATTTCCCTTATCAGCTAAACCAAAAAGATAAAACAATCGAGTCTTTCCTCAATCAATTTGAAAAAGATATTTATATGATGCAACAATTCTCGACCTTGCACCAAAAGCGATTGTTACTCTATATAGAACCCTCGAACTCCCGTTATTTCATTGTAGATAATCCTTTATCCCAACCAGTTGTCGATCGATCCTATGATTCTGCTATAACAATAGAATTAAATCGATTCAGCAACCCTTTTCGGTTCAGTGTGAATGGTTCGCCAATGGGCCCAGGTACTTTCAACATTCATCACCAAAGTTCCAGTTACAAAATAACATTTCCTTTTGGGAGAGGTAGATATTATGTTTCCGAAATCTGA
- a CDS encoding LTA synthase family protein, translating to MNRIKNTPLFIVAGILVGLKIYILYRFYFSLSMESLFQEIILFVNPIAFSLLVFFLAVWMAPKRQKKYIKYASVVITLIILFNLFYYRNFTDFITIPTLFQVNNAGDLGSSFFSLMHIEDVLLLLDVVAIFIFAKRDTFVVKTFSKQFKRRAITVSLAAIVLNLTLSEIERPMLFKRGFDREYLVKNVGLFTFHGYDIVLTASTQTKRLFADGSEMNEIDEYVEENVREEEKPPIDLSGVAEGKNIVYIAAESMQDFVINEDLNGEEITPFLNSLIEESYYFDNYYHQTALGKTSDHEFLLDNSLYPLPNSAVFFTHAQNEYHALPEIMSEKKGYKSYAFHANNISFWNRNVMYETLGYEDWYDVESYEFSKEDEIGWGLNDKMFFDQTVDMMKEIDEPHYAKLITLTNHFPFEMPQEEATIDQFDSRSVTLNQYFQTVRYTDEAIERFFEKMKQEGLYEDTIFIISGDHYGISSYHNESMGEFLGKEITPYDEAKLQQVPFIIHIPGHDESRTISTVTGQVDYKPTLLNMLGIENEKDIIFGNDMFSEERKGFIAFRDGRVVGEEYIYAGNICYDAETGEEAEEGACTEMKEQAAQELNYSDEIIYGDLFRFYDFEKGEILVDEEEDVEEEEQDEEEVTEEDADKEEDESSEQSEEGQNEDVSEEDGSSEDTEDGSEEDGNSVDTEEEQIEDSSEGQEEVSTEENNDEQENNNEE from the coding sequence ATGAATCGTATTAAAAACACCCCATTATTTATCGTGGCGGGTATATTAGTAGGCTTGAAAATATATATTCTCTACAGATTCTATTTTAGCCTTTCAATGGAATCGCTTTTTCAAGAAATAATATTATTCGTTAACCCAATCGCATTTAGCTTATTGGTGTTTTTCCTTGCGGTTTGGATGGCACCTAAGCGACAGAAAAAATACATTAAATATGCCTCAGTTGTAATTACATTAATTATTTTATTCAACTTATTTTATTATCGAAACTTTACGGACTTTATAACAATTCCTACACTTTTTCAAGTGAATAATGCCGGAGATCTTGGCTCAAGCTTTTTCTCATTAATGCATATTGAAGATGTCTTACTTTTATTAGATGTCGTAGCTATTTTCATATTCGCTAAAAGAGACACTTTTGTTGTGAAGACCTTTTCAAAACAATTTAAAAGAAGAGCTATCACGGTATCTCTTGCAGCAATCGTTTTGAATCTTACGCTTTCAGAAATAGAGCGCCCAATGTTGTTCAAAAGAGGGTTTGACAGAGAATACCTGGTTAAGAACGTTGGTTTATTTACATTCCATGGTTACGATATAGTTTTGACTGCTTCCACTCAGACTAAGCGTCTGTTTGCGGATGGTTCTGAAATGAATGAGATCGATGAATATGTGGAAGAGAACGTGAGAGAAGAAGAGAAACCTCCAATTGACTTAAGTGGTGTAGCCGAAGGGAAAAATATTGTTTATATTGCAGCAGAATCAATGCAGGACTTTGTCATAAATGAGGATTTGAATGGTGAAGAAATTACGCCGTTTTTAAATAGTTTGATTGAAGAAAGTTATTACTTTGATAATTACTATCATCAAACAGCTTTAGGAAAAACATCTGACCACGAATTCTTATTGGATAACAGTCTTTATCCTTTACCAAATAGTGCTGTGTTTTTTACTCATGCTCAGAATGAATATCATGCTTTACCTGAGATCATGAGTGAGAAAAAAGGGTATAAATCATATGCTTTTCACGCAAATAATATCAGCTTCTGGAACAGAAACGTGATGTACGAGACTTTAGGTTACGAAGACTGGTATGACGTTGAATCATACGAGTTTTCAAAAGAAGATGAAATTGGTTGGGGATTGAATGATAAGATGTTCTTTGATCAAACGGTAGACATGATGAAAGAAATTGATGAACCACATTATGCAAAATTAATTACCCTAACTAATCATTTCCCATTTGAAATGCCACAAGAAGAAGCAACAATCGATCAATTCGATTCTAGGTCTGTGACGTTGAACCAATATTTCCAAACTGTACGTTATACGGATGAGGCGATTGAGCGATTTTTTGAGAAAATGAAGCAAGAAGGGTTATACGAAGACACAATTTTCATCATTTCTGGAGATCACTACGGTATCAGTTCGTATCATAACGAGTCGATGGGTGAGTTTCTAGGAAAAGAAATCACGCCATATGATGAGGCTAAATTGCAGCAGGTTCCATTCATTATTCATATTCCCGGACATGATGAGTCAAGAACTATATCTACTGTTACGGGTCAAGTGGACTATAAGCCAACTTTATTGAATATGCTCGGTATAGAAAATGAAAAGGATATTATTTTTGGAAACGATATGTTCTCCGAAGAACGAAAAGGCTTCATTGCATTCCGAGATGGTAGAGTAGTGGGAGAAGAATATATCTATGCAGGTAATATTTGTTACGATGCCGAAACCGGTGAGGAAGCTGAAGAAGGGGCTTGTACTGAAATGAAAGAACAGGCCGCGCAAGAATTGAATTACTCAGATGAAATCATCTATGGAGATCTATTCAGGTTTTATGATTTTGAAAAAGGAGAAATTCTCGTAGATGAAGAGGAAGATGTTGAGGAAGAAGAGCAGGATGAGGAAGAAGTTACAGAAGAAGATGCTGACAAAGAAGAAGACGAAAGCTCAGAACAATCTGAAGAAGGACAGAATGAAGATGTCTCTGAAGAGGACGGGAGTTCAGAAGATACCGAAGATGGCTCTGAAGAAGACGGGAATTCAGTAGATACTGAAGAAGAGCAAATTGAAGATAGTTCTGAAGGTCAAGAAGAGGTAAGCACAGAAGAAAATAACGATGAACAAGAAAACAACAACGAAGAATAA
- a CDS encoding YqhG family protein has protein sequence MNQAEIHPFLLDFFRERGGKIVHEENGLFKVQLTEALDEELMNRPFYWQYIKKLGFKGEPMSVTFITDDTKRNQTGEWVHFGSRRLEQFFQIIQRDGMYTELYEQHTPGQQQSAMYPWFVCNVNVHFNGYYTSDEIVSVGVLLTNGTMRFGMMEELESLSLSSQIPDYCYKIPSIIPPKKAAEHLMNELESRVIEKSKSFAEQSSHLYESELDLIRDLGQDLKDEEIKSMKQQIFDRLYPKVNFKVINGGLFYLTAATCSRLTSY, from the coding sequence ATGAATCAAGCTGAAATTCATCCCTTTCTGCTCGATTTCTTTAGAGAGCGTGGCGGGAAGATTGTTCACGAAGAAAACGGTTTGTTTAAAGTACAATTGACCGAAGCCTTGGATGAAGAGCTAATGAATCGGCCATTTTACTGGCAATACATTAAGAAATTAGGCTTCAAAGGTGAACCAATGAGTGTTACATTCATCACTGATGACACTAAAAGAAACCAGACTGGGGAGTGGGTACATTTCGGCTCACGACGACTTGAACAATTCTTCCAGATCATTCAACGGGATGGGATGTATACAGAGCTATACGAACAACACACTCCTGGCCAACAACAATCAGCAATGTACCCCTGGTTTGTATGCAATGTCAACGTCCATTTCAACGGTTACTATACAAGTGATGAAATCGTTAGCGTCGGAGTTTTACTGACTAATGGTACGATGAGATTCGGCATGATGGAAGAATTAGAATCCTTATCATTGAGTTCACAAATTCCTGATTACTGCTACAAGATACCAAGCATTATCCCACCTAAAAAAGCTGCTGAACACTTGATGAACGAACTCGAATCGAGGGTGATTGAAAAATCGAAGTCCTTTGCTGAACAATCCTCTCATTTATATGAGAGTGAATTAGATTTGATCCGTGATCTAGGCCAAGATTTGAAAGATGAAGAAATCAAAAGTATGAAACAACAAATTTTCGATCGCCTATACCCTAAAGTGAATTTCAAGGTCATCAACGGAGGTTTATTTTATTTGACAGCCGCTACTTGTTCGCGCCTTACTTCCTATTAA
- a CDS encoding ABC transporter ATP-binding protein, protein MGTIFQLKSVQKRVLNFIDLSIEKGDRLIIFGPSGSGKSTLLHLFNRLEDPEDGEILYNGKAIQSFPIPELRKIIGLVMQQPHLFPETVKDNLKFGPSLFEEWNEDKAIEVLKHVNLSGEFLERPVDELSGGQQQRVSLARTLANQPEVLLLDEPTSALDDKNIEMIEEDLMNLLKTQDLTMVMVTHNLNQAKRLGNKGIFLEGGEIKEYGHLPDMIEQPQSKELIRFLNHE, encoded by the coding sequence ATGGGAACGATTTTCCAACTAAAAAGTGTACAGAAAAGGGTATTGAATTTTATTGATCTGAGCATTGAAAAAGGTGATCGACTCATAATATTCGGGCCTTCAGGTTCTGGAAAATCTACTCTATTACACCTGTTTAATCGATTAGAAGATCCGGAAGATGGGGAGATATTATATAATGGAAAAGCGATACAAAGCTTTCCTATTCCTGAACTAAGAAAGATTATCGGTCTTGTCATGCAACAGCCACATTTATTTCCTGAAACGGTGAAAGATAATTTAAAGTTCGGACCTTCTTTATTTGAAGAATGGAATGAAGACAAAGCAATTGAAGTACTAAAGCATGTGAACTTATCAGGAGAGTTTTTAGAAAGGCCTGTCGATGAACTTTCAGGTGGCCAACAACAAAGAGTATCGTTGGCAAGAACTTTAGCCAATCAACCTGAAGTTTTGCTTTTGGACGAGCCTACCAGCGCACTAGATGATAAAAACATAGAGATGATTGAAGAGGACTTAATGAATTTATTAAAGACTCAAGACTTAACGATGGTGATGGTTACACACAACCTTAATCAAGCGAAACGTTTAGGAAACAAAGGGATCTTTCTTGAGGGTGGTGAAATCAAGGAGTATGGTCACCTGCCTGACATGATTGAACAGCCACAATCGAAGGAACTTATACGTTTTCTTAATCATGAATAA
- the comGA gene encoding competence type IV pilus ATPase ComGA — protein sequence MNKPDSLSEKIMNDALSEGASDIHFSPGEKTVTIYFRINGYRWYYDKILIQAYQLLLSYYKFSTGMDIAEKRIPQNGTLLFNHSKGMYDLRLSTLPLKENESLAIRILSKQDFPDLDELFVFPKQAKELITWMENKAGIILLTGPTGSGKSTTMYTLLRASTQKHGYQAITLEDPVEQTIDNLLQVQVNEKAGFNYDIGLKAALRHDPDIIMVGEIRDQSTAKFAFRAALTGHLVISTIHAKNAVGTIARLTEMGLSKIDLQQSIIGIASQELIECERFSNGKSIMKRAAIAEMLHEHQLEAAIGGTPSHNIPGFESFSDLRRKAYALGYSTP from the coding sequence GTGAACAAACCAGATTCATTATCTGAAAAAATTATGAATGATGCATTGTCAGAAGGGGCAAGCGATATCCACTTCTCCCCTGGAGAAAAAACAGTGACCATTTATTTCCGTATCAACGGTTACCGATGGTATTATGACAAAATATTGATTCAAGCATATCAATTACTTCTGAGCTATTACAAATTTTCCACTGGCATGGATATCGCGGAGAAGCGTATTCCTCAAAATGGGACTTTGCTATTCAATCATTCAAAAGGTATGTATGATTTACGTTTATCTACACTACCACTAAAGGAAAATGAAAGCCTTGCCATTCGAATTCTATCAAAACAAGATTTCCCAGATCTAGATGAGTTATTCGTCTTCCCAAAACAAGCAAAAGAATTAATCACCTGGATGGAAAATAAAGCAGGAATTATATTACTGACCGGACCGACTGGTAGTGGTAAATCCACCACAATGTATACCTTATTACGAGCATCCACTCAGAAACATGGGTACCAAGCGATTACTTTAGAGGACCCAGTGGAACAAACAATCGATAATCTATTACAAGTACAGGTGAACGAAAAAGCAGGATTCAACTATGATATCGGTTTGAAAGCAGCTTTAAGACACGACCCAGATATTATCATGGTTGGAGAAATCAGAGATCAATCAACGGCCAAATTTGCTTTTAGAGCCGCTTTAACAGGACATTTGGTCATCAGTACAATTCATGCAAAAAACGCCGTCGGAACAATAGCACGATTAACAGAAATGGGCTTAAGTAAAATAGACCTTCAACAATCAATCATAGGGATTGCCTCACAGGAATTGATAGAATGTGAAAGGTTTTCTAATGGGAAGTCAATCATGAAAAGAGCTGCAATAGCTGAGATGCTCCATGAGCATCAATTAGAAGCTGCTATTGGCGGCACACCATCACATAACATACCTGGTTTTGAATCATTTTCAGATTTAAGGAGAAAAGCTTATGCGCTCGGTTATTCTACTCCTTAG
- a CDS encoding shikimate kinase produces MKPLTLIGFMGVGKTTVGKALSQKLGKPLIDTDQEIVKYEGRSIPEIFADSGEAYFRKVESSILEDQMDKDLIISTGGGIVTNERSREYLKNFFHNFWLDASLEVVEKRISDDEERPLWKVKREARIELFNKRRKLYEAVADHRISVDHLEVNELVEEISKLYL; encoded by the coding sequence TTGAAGCCACTTACACTTATTGGTTTTATGGGAGTTGGGAAGACGACTGTAGGAAAAGCATTGTCTCAAAAACTTGGAAAACCACTAATTGATACAGATCAAGAGATCGTAAAGTATGAAGGAAGAAGCATTCCTGAAATCTTTGCTGACTCAGGCGAAGCTTATTTCAGAAAAGTAGAGTCTTCTATACTTGAGGATCAAATGGATAAGGATTTGATTATTTCGACTGGTGGAGGAATAGTGACGAATGAGAGGTCAAGGGAGTATTTAAAGAATTTTTTTCATAATTTTTGGCTTGATGCATCTCTTGAAGTTGTAGAGAAGAGAATTAGTGATGATGAAGAACGGCCGTTGTGGAAAGTGAAAAGAGAAGCTAGAATCGAATTATTCAACAAACGACGCAAACTTTATGAAGCTGTTGCAGACCATCGGATTTCGGTTGATCATTTGGAGGTCAATGAATTGGTTGAAGAAATTAGTAAGCTGTATTTATAG